One genomic segment of Thalassospiraceae bacterium LMO-SO8 includes these proteins:
- a CDS encoding type II secretion system F family protein, whose product MSALDLIPGLGVADLITAMAALAAGFAVYAVWTALLVRDPMAQRIKNVGLHRDELRQAMLAAQGNRARRRETTVDFMRRVALRLKLLKTQQADAITLRLAQAGFRSKDALVIYLFAKLALPFVLGAVAVVLVYVANLWAMSGMMKLFVAIAAVVAGAYAPEVFVANIRQKRQQVLQKGLPDALDLLVICTEAGLALDAALTRVARETGPACPELAEELSICAVELGFLPDRRQALDNLSARTALASIRGVVNSLQQTEKYGTPLSLSLRVLSTEFRNDRMMRAEEKAARLPATLTVPLIMFILPALFVVLLGPAVISAIDGLGGLK is encoded by the coding sequence ATGAGCGCCCTCGACCTGATTCCCGGCCTGGGTGTGGCCGACCTGATCACCGCGATGGCGGCCCTGGCGGCGGGCTTCGCGGTCTATGCGGTATGGACGGCGTTGTTGGTCCGCGACCCCATGGCGCAGCGTATCAAAAACGTCGGCCTGCACCGGGACGAACTGCGTCAGGCCATGCTGGCGGCCCAGGGCAACCGCGCGCGGCGGCGCGAGACCACGGTCGATTTCATGCGCCGGGTGGCCCTGCGCCTGAAGCTTTTGAAGACGCAGCAGGCCGACGCCATCACCTTGCGCCTGGCCCAGGCCGGGTTCAGGTCCAAGGACGCGCTGGTCATCTATCTGTTCGCCAAGCTTGCGTTGCCCTTTGTGTTGGGGGCCGTTGCCGTGGTCTTGGTCTATGTCGCGAACCTGTGGGCGATGTCGGGGATGATGAAGCTGTTCGTCGCCATCGCCGCGGTGGTCGCCGGCGCCTACGCGCCCGAGGTCTTCGTCGCCAACATCCGGCAGAAGCGCCAGCAGGTCTTGCAGAAGGGCCTGCCGGACGCCCTCGACCTGTTGGTCATCTGTACCGAGGCCGGCCTTGCCCTCGACGCGGCCCTGACGCGGGTGGCGCGGGAGACCGGGCCGGCCTGTCCGGAACTGGCGGAGGAATTGAGCATCTGCGCGGTCGAGTTGGGCTTCCTGCCGGACCGCCGCCAGGCCCTCGACAACCTGTCGGCGCGCACGGCCCTGGCGTCGATCCGGGGCGTCGTCAATTCCCTGCAGCAGACGGAGAAATACGGCACGCCGCTGTCGCTCAGCTTGCGCGTGCTGTCCACGGAATTCCGCAACGACCGCATGATGCGGGCCGAGGAAAAGGCCGCGCGTCTGCCGGCGACGCTGACCGTGCCGCTGATCATGTTCATTCTGCCGGCGCTGTTCGTCGTGCTGCTGGGGCCGGCCGTGATCAGCGCCATCGACGGACTGGGAGGTCTGAAATGA
- a CDS encoding type II secretion system F family protein: MEILLISLGVFVTFLTGWFGLGAGRSNRARILARRVAAVGPAKAMPSGRAAVTLRRDDGAGRGVEKSLGRLLPRTASLRKRLARTGKRMSVTGYLCVSAGLVAVVFVALFLVLHLHPVLSALSASAAGLLLPHLAVSTMAARRQNRFNNLFPDAIDLMVRGLRSGLPVTECIKAVGRELAEPVGVEFRRITDEVKFGAKINDALWAAAHRLDIPEFKFFVVSLSVQQETGGNLAETLANLSDILRRRRQMKLKIKAMSSEAKASAMILGSLPFIMFCIIYMMNPGYESLLFTDPRGRLILGGGLVAMGMGVFVMSRMVRFEI; this comes from the coding sequence ATGGAAATCCTGCTGATATCGCTCGGCGTGTTCGTCACCTTTCTGACCGGCTGGTTCGGGCTTGGGGCGGGACGATCCAATCGTGCCCGTATCCTGGCCCGCCGCGTGGCCGCGGTCGGGCCGGCCAAGGCGATGCCCAGCGGCAGGGCCGCCGTGACCTTGCGCCGCGACGACGGGGCGGGCAGGGGGGTCGAGAAATCACTGGGCCGCTTGCTGCCGCGTACCGCCAGCCTGCGCAAGCGGCTGGCGCGGACCGGCAAACGGATGTCGGTCACGGGCTATCTATGCGTGTCGGCGGGATTGGTGGCGGTCGTGTTCGTGGCCCTGTTCCTGGTCCTGCATCTGCATCCCGTGCTGTCCGCGCTGTCGGCGTCGGCCGCCGGGTTGTTGTTGCCGCATCTTGCCGTGTCCACGATGGCGGCGCGGCGGCAGAACAGGTTCAACAACCTGTTCCCCGACGCCATCGACCTGATGGTCCGGGGGCTCAGGTCCGGCCTGCCGGTCACGGAATGCATCAAGGCCGTGGGCCGCGAACTGGCCGAGCCGGTCGGCGTCGAGTTCCGCCGCATCACCGACGAGGTCAAGTTCGGGGCCAAGATCAACGACGCCCTGTGGGCGGCGGCCCATCGCCTGGACATTCCCGAGTTCAAGTTCTTCGTGGTCAGCCTGTCCGTGCAGCAGGAAACGGGCGGCAACCTGGCCGAAACCCTGGCCAATCTGTCGGATATCCTGCGCCGCCGCCGGCAGATGAAGCTGAAGATCAAGGCCATGTCGTCGGAAGCCAAGGCCAGCGCCATGATCCTGGGGTCTCTGCCGTTCATCATGTTCTGCATCATTTACATGATGAACCCGGGTTATGAATCCCTGCTGTTCACGGATCCGCGCGGGCGTCTCATTCTGGGCGGCGGGCTGGTCGCCATGGGCATGGGCGTGTTCGTCATGAGCCGCATGGTGAGGTTCGAGATATGA
- a CDS encoding HAD-IIIA family hydrolase: protein MAPSADVPDLFAGDDDVWCQIVNRTPGPVRRGALFLDRDGVMVEEQPYLHRIEDACLVPGTVAAIRAANARAMPVVVVTNQGGIGLGKYDWADFARLQDWMWAQLAQADAFVNAILACPHHPKGRGLLRVSNHPDRKPNPGMLLRALEILPIDAGASWMVGDRVIDVQAAKAAGLAGAVHMRSSHQDSEAERGKAAALADAGFRVRACDDADTLTEALSPLWAQG from the coding sequence ATGGCTCCATCCGCCGACGTCCCGGACTTGTTCGCCGGCGACGATGACGTCTGGTGCCAGATCGTCAACCGCACGCCGGGCCCGGTCCGCCGGGGGGCGCTATTCCTCGACCGTGACGGCGTCATGGTCGAGGAACAGCCCTATCTGCACCGCATCGAGGACGCCTGCCTGGTCCCCGGCACCGTGGCCGCCATTCGCGCGGCCAACGCCCGGGCCATGCCCGTCGTCGTGGTGACCAATCAGGGCGGCATCGGGCTCGGAAAGTACGACTGGGCCGATTTCGCCCGCCTACAGGACTGGATGTGGGCGCAGCTGGCCCAGGCCGACGCCTTCGTCAACGCGATCCTCGCCTGCCCGCATCATCCAAAGGGCCGTGGCCTGCTGCGGGTGTCGAACCATCCGGACCGCAAGCCCAACCCCGGCATGCTGTTGCGTGCGTTGGAAATTCTGCCCATCGACGCAGGGGCGTCCTGGATGGTCGGCGACCGCGTGATCGACGTTCAGGCCGCCAAGGCCGCCGGCCTTGCCGGTGCGGTGCATATGCGATCGTCTCATCAGGATTCCGAAGCCGAACGCGGCAAGGCGGCCGCGCTGGCCGACGCCGGGTTCCGGGTCCGCGCCTGTGACGACGCGGATACATTGACGGAGGCCCTGAGCCCCTTGTGGGCGCAGGGCTGA
- a CDS encoding CpaF family protein: MSFGRRDTSKVVALSAHRLPAPGDADPVPVAGQGDTLAGADPVPEPPVHDVEAAEEYRPETVARAIDKIWPSVRIGAKDLLSPDYSRGDRAACIGVILDAESRMSGDPLFEAERRDVITELLNRLMDLPGAGAAGGRATVLDPTGLAKERVQPLLMARMDVSKAAELPRAEMARQVTDLVAEILADEKLHLNLIEQRGLVTMLLNDMLGLGPLEPLLADDKVTDIMVNGPDQVYVERGGRLELADARFRDNAHVLNVAQRIVSAIGRRVDETSPLCDARLADGSRVNVIIPPLAIDGPSISIRKFAKQKITMEKMEQQNNLSPAMATVLRIAGRSRLNIIISGGTGSGKTTLLNALSRMIDPGERIVTIEDAAELQLQQPHVVRLETRPANLEGEGEITQRELVKNCLRMRPDRIILGEIRAGEALDMLQAMNTGHDGSLCTIHANRPREALTRLENMVAMAGVKLPNEAVRAQIAGAVNMIVQIARMRDGVRRITHITEVVGMEGEVVTTQDLFTFEFEGEDADGKLFGAFKSTGLRPAFAANAKYFGLEKALLEAMSQPDHMTQRAG, translated from the coding sequence ATGAGCTTCGGACGCAGAGATACCTCGAAAGTCGTTGCCCTGTCGGCACATCGTCTTCCCGCGCCGGGCGATGCGGATCCGGTTCCGGTCGCCGGCCAGGGTGATACTCTTGCGGGGGCGGACCCGGTGCCGGAACCGCCGGTGCACGACGTCGAAGCCGCGGAAGAGTACCGCCCCGAAACCGTTGCCCGCGCGATCGACAAGATTTGGCCCAGCGTTCGGATCGGTGCGAAGGATCTGTTGAGTCCGGATTACAGCCGGGGTGACCGCGCGGCCTGCATCGGCGTCATTCTCGATGCCGAAAGCAGGATGTCCGGCGACCCTCTGTTCGAAGCCGAACGCCGCGACGTCATCACGGAATTGCTCAACCGCTTGATGGACCTGCCGGGCGCCGGCGCGGCGGGTGGCCGTGCGACGGTGCTCGACCCTACGGGGCTCGCCAAGGAACGGGTTCAGCCCCTGTTGATGGCGCGCATGGATGTGTCCAAGGCGGCCGAATTGCCGCGCGCCGAGATGGCTCGCCAGGTGACGGATTTGGTCGCCGAAATCCTGGCCGACGAGAAACTGCACCTTAACCTGATCGAGCAGCGTGGTCTGGTGACCATGCTGCTCAACGACATGCTCGGCCTGGGCCCGTTGGAGCCGCTGCTGGCCGACGACAAGGTCACCGACATCATGGTCAACGGCCCGGACCAGGTCTACGTGGAGCGCGGCGGGCGCCTGGAATTGGCCGACGCTCGGTTTCGCGACAATGCCCATGTTCTGAACGTGGCGCAGCGCATCGTGTCCGCCATCGGGCGGCGGGTCGACGAGACCTCGCCGCTGTGCGACGCGCGCCTGGCCGACGGATCGCGGGTCAATGTCATCATTCCGCCGCTCGCCATCGACGGGCCGTCCATTTCCATCCGCAAGTTCGCCAAGCAGAAGATCACGATGGAAAAGATGGAGCAGCAGAATAACCTGTCGCCGGCCATGGCGACGGTGCTGCGCATCGCCGGGCGGTCGCGCCTCAACATCATCATTTCCGGCGGCACGGGGTCGGGCAAGACGACCTTGCTGAACGCCCTGTCGCGTATGATCGACCCCGGCGAGCGCATCGTGACCATCGAGGATGCGGCCGAATTGCAATTGCAGCAGCCCCATGTGGTGCGCCTGGAAACCCGGCCCGCCAACCTGGAGGGCGAGGGCGAGATCACCCAGCGCGAACTGGTGAAGAACTGCCTGCGCATGCGCCCGGACCGCATCATCCTGGGCGAAATCCGCGCCGGCGAGGCGCTCGACATGTTGCAGGCCATGAACACGGGCCATGACGGCTCGTTGTGCACCATCCACGCCAACCGCCCGCGCGAAGCCCTGACCCGGTTGGAGAACATGGTCGCCATGGCCGGGGTCAAGCTGCCCAACGAGGCCGTGCGCGCGCAGATCGCGGGGGCCGTCAACATGATCGTGCAGATCGCCCGCATGCGCGACGGCGTGCGCCGCATCACCCATATCACCGAGGTTGTGGGCATGGAGGGCGAGGTCGTCACGACCCAGGACCTGTTCACCTTCGAGTTCGAGGGCGAAGACGCGGACGGCAAGCTTTTCGGCGCCTTCAAGTCGACCGGCCTGCGCCCGGCCTTCGCCGCCAACGCCAAGTATTTCGGCCTGGAAAAGGCATTGCTGGAGGCCATGTCCCAACCCGACCATATGACGCAGCGGGCGGGGTAG
- a CDS encoding MarR family transcriptional regulator — translation MSRTYSELTRLIERLHRRFLDVIRAELNRLGVRDLNGVQALLLANIGDEAMAIRDLVERGYYQGSNVSYNIKKLTDMGYLTQERSLHDKRSITVQLTDKARAVVKQVKALEDHNANAFSEYIDEPKVEEVCQALQRLERTWADYIHYGGE, via the coding sequence GTGAGCCGAACCTATTCCGAATTGACGCGCCTGATCGAGCGCCTGCATCGGCGCTTTCTCGACGTCATCCGGGCTGAACTGAACCGCCTGGGGGTGCGCGATCTGAACGGCGTGCAAGCCTTGCTGCTGGCCAATATCGGGGACGAGGCCATGGCCATCCGCGATCTGGTCGAACGCGGCTATTATCAGGGCTCCAACGTGTCCTACAACATCAAGAAACTGACGGACATGGGCTATCTGACCCAGGAACGCTCCCTGCACGACAAGCGGTCCATCACGGTGCAGCTGACGGACAAGGCGCGGGCCGTGGTCAAGCAGGTCAAGGCGCTTGAGGATCACAACGCCAACGCCTTCAGCGAATACATCGACGAGCCGAAGGTTGAGGAGGTCTGCCAAGCCTTGCAACGGCTTGAGCGGACCTGGGCCGACTACATCCATTACGGCGGCGAATAA
- a CDS encoding tetratricopeptide repeat protein, with amino-acid sequence MTAPSRTFRRIFLAATLLSVAACATDKVPTPDEIKQDNADSRARQLVRVGDASRAGGDSASALAFYQRAQAMRPDWDEPYRRTGETALALGMAEEAAAAYTRLTTLAPDDAAALLGLGQALVALDRPAEAADAFTRAQAAAPKDHRPLNGLGIARDLAGDHAGAQDFYRRGLALAPDSLSLKNNLGLSLALSGAYAEAIRVLGDAAKSPGAGPRGRQNLALVYGLSGDTDRAAKIGRLDLTESQVQSNLRRYEALRKLSDKARARAVHTGQGPDG; translated from the coding sequence ATGACCGCGCCGTCCCGCACATTTCGGCGAATCTTCCTCGCCGCCACCCTGCTGTCCGTCGCCGCCTGCGCCACGGACAAGGTGCCGACGCCGGACGAGATCAAGCAGGACAACGCCGACAGCCGCGCGCGTCAGCTCGTGCGGGTCGGCGACGCATCCCGCGCCGGCGGCGACAGCGCCTCCGCCCTCGCCTTCTACCAGCGCGCCCAGGCCATGCGCCCCGACTGGGACGAACCCTACCGCCGCACGGGCGAGACCGCCCTGGCGCTCGGCATGGCGGAAGAGGCCGCCGCGGCCTATACCCGCCTGACCACCCTGGCGCCGGACGACGCGGCCGCCCTCTTGGGCTTGGGCCAGGCCCTCGTCGCCCTCGACCGCCCGGCGGAAGCCGCCGACGCCTTCACCCGCGCCCAGGCGGCGGCCCCCAAGGACCACCGCCCCCTCAACGGCCTCGGCATCGCGCGCGACCTTGCGGGCGACCATGCCGGGGCGCAGGATTTCTACCGCCGGGGCCTCGCCCTGGCCCCGGACAGCCTGTCCCTGAAGAACAACCTGGGCCTGTCCCTGGCTTTGTCCGGTGCCTACGCGGAAGCGATCCGGGTGCTGGGCGATGCCGCCAAGTCGCCTGGCGCGGGCCCCCGCGGACGCCAGAACCTGGCCCTGGTCTACGGCCTGTCCGGCGACACGGACCGCGCCGCCAAGATCGGCCGCCTGGATTTGACCGAATCTCAGGTGCAGAGCAACCTCAGGCGTTACGAAGCCCTGCGGAAACTATCGGACAAGGCCCGGGCGCGGGCCGTGCACACGGGCCAAGGCCCGGACGGCTAG
- a CDS encoding type II and III secretion system protein family protein: MRPQTMDIFDDKPRPRDIKRWNRLILVGGVMLALLLAMLFAPPLAAFAEAQGLDAGRVEVISPAGANIKMEVNKGRLVRLLRPASTVFIADPRIADVQVKSPSLVYLFAKAPGETTLYAVDQAERVLANVDITVGHNLSRLRDALAKLAPDHDVTVDSIDGALIVDGIVPSASKAEDIRRLAVSFAGAPENVINRLGVDAPNQVNLRVRVAEVSRDVDKQLGFNWSAVGSIGAFAFGVATANPFAANVISQTLTVNPGQFSAGNGKFTFDVNGVIDALEEEGLVTVLAEPNLTAMSGETASFLAGGEFPILVPEGNDRVVIEFKEFGVSLAFTPTISGDSRINLHVRPEVSQLSNANAVTLNNFQIPSLTTRRAETTVELGSGQSFAIAGLLQNNVTHSISEFPGLGDVPVLGSLFKSDRFQREESELVIIVTPYIVKPSPTRKLAAPTDGYQAPHDIERIIGGSTGRHADTPAKPRTVAKDGRALIGPVGFTFED; this comes from the coding sequence ATGCGACCCCAAACGATGGACATCTTCGACGACAAGCCCCGGCCCCGCGACATCAAGCGCTGGAACCGTCTGATCCTCGTCGGCGGCGTGATGCTGGCCCTGCTACTGGCGATGCTGTTCGCGCCGCCGCTGGCCGCCTTCGCCGAGGCCCAGGGCCTGGACGCGGGCCGGGTCGAGGTCATCAGCCCCGCCGGTGCCAACATCAAGATGGAGGTCAACAAGGGCCGTCTGGTGCGCCTGCTGCGTCCGGCCTCCACCGTGTTCATCGCCGATCCGCGCATCGCCGACGTGCAGGTCAAGTCGCCGTCCCTGGTCTACCTGTTCGCCAAGGCGCCGGGCGAGACGACCCTGTACGCCGTCGATCAGGCCGAACGGGTGCTGGCCAACGTGGATATCACCGTCGGCCACAACCTGTCGCGTCTGCGCGATGCCTTGGCCAAGCTGGCGCCGGACCATGACGTCACGGTCGACAGTATCGACGGCGCGCTGATCGTCGACGGCATCGTGCCTTCCGCGTCGAAGGCCGAGGACATTCGCCGCCTCGCCGTGTCCTTCGCGGGGGCGCCGGAAAACGTCATCAACCGCCTGGGCGTCGATGCCCCCAACCAGGTCAACCTGCGGGTCCGTGTCGCCGAGGTGTCGCGTGACGTGGACAAGCAGTTGGGATTCAACTGGAGCGCCGTCGGCTCCATCGGCGCCTTCGCCTTCGGTGTCGCCACGGCCAACCCCTTCGCGGCCAACGTCATCAGCCAGACCCTGACCGTCAATCCGGGCCAGTTTTCCGCCGGCAACGGCAAGTTCACCTTCGACGTCAACGGCGTCATCGACGCGCTGGAGGAAGAAGGCCTGGTCACCGTGCTGGCCGAACCCAACCTGACCGCCATGTCGGGCGAGACGGCGAGCTTCCTCGCGGGCGGCGAGTTCCCGATCCTGGTGCCGGAGGGCAACGACCGGGTGGTCATCGAGTTCAAGGAGTTCGGCGTGTCGTTGGCCTTCACGCCGACGATTTCCGGCGACAGCCGCATCAACCTGCACGTCCGCCCCGAGGTCAGCCAGTTGTCCAACGCCAACGCGGTGACCCTGAACAACTTCCAGATCCCGTCGCTGACCACGCGGCGGGCGGAAACCACGGTGGAACTGGGCAGCGGCCAGAGCTTCGCCATCGCCGGCCTGCTGCAGAACAACGTGACCCACAGCATTTCCGAATTTCCCGGGCTCGGTGATGTGCCGGTGCTGGGCAGCCTGTTCAAGTCCGACCGCTTCCAGCGCGAGGAATCCGAACTGGTCATCATCGTCACCCCCTACATCGTCAAACCGTCGCCGACGCGCAAACTGGCGGCGCCCACGGACGGCTATCAGGCGCCCCACGACATCGAACGCATCATCGGCGGCTCGACGGGCCGCCATGCCGACACCCCGGCCAAGCCCCGGACCGTGGCCAAGGACGGCCGGGCGCTGATCGGCCCCGTCGGCTTCACCTTCGAGGATTGA
- a CDS encoding CpaD family pilus assembly lipoprotein, whose product MNTPNRIYTKPRTAKTKPAAFVSAAKRKPTIWDRGVGGGCGGKGQAVGWRAGAHAGSTWAGLLCLILLGACDHIPDFKAYAPYDPPAARQPRVQPVAIAHKVAFPQGAVTLDATAGRDIDAFLARQKVDRADALEIAIPAGGGEIARGRAERIAAYLKLKRLAAGLVIDDDPKMAADTVRLVVHRYQVALPACPDWTDRSGVTHDNQPTGNWGCATAVNLGLMVANPGDLIWGRDGGPADGEAQVLGIQRYRKGETKPLLGGATSQAPAAGTGAPAGGEGAGK is encoded by the coding sequence ATGAACACCCCGAACCGAATTTATACGAAGCCCCGCACGGCCAAGACGAAGCCGGCCGCGTTCGTTTCCGCCGCGAAGCGCAAGCCCACCATCTGGGACCGCGGCGTCGGCGGCGGGTGCGGCGGCAAGGGGCAGGCCGTCGGTTGGCGGGCCGGCGCCCATGCGGGCAGCACCTGGGCCGGTCTGTTGTGCCTGATCCTGCTCGGCGCCTGCGACCATATCCCCGATTTCAAGGCCTATGCGCCCTACGATCCGCCCGCCGCGCGACAGCCCCGCGTGCAGCCTGTCGCCATCGCCCACAAGGTCGCCTTCCCTCAGGGGGCCGTGACCCTGGACGCCACGGCGGGCCGCGACATCGACGCCTTTCTGGCGCGTCAGAAGGTCGACCGCGCCGACGCCCTGGAAATCGCCATCCCGGCCGGCGGCGGCGAGATCGCGCGCGGCCGGGCCGAGCGGATTGCGGCCTATCTGAAGCTCAAGCGACTGGCCGCCGGTCTGGTCATCGACGACGATCCCAAGATGGCGGCCGACACGGTGCGTCTGGTTGTCCATCGATATCAGGTCGCCTTGCCGGCATGTCCCGATTGGACGGATCGCAGCGGCGTCACCCACGACAACCAGCCCACGGGCAATTGGGGCTGCGCCACGGCGGTCAATCTCGGCCTGATGGTCGCCAACCCGGGCGATCTGATATGGGGGCGCGACGGCGGGCCTGCCGACGGCGAGGCCCAGGTGTTGGGCATCCAGCGCTATCGCAAGGGCGAGACCAAGCCGCTTCTGGGCGGCGCGACGTCGCAGGCGCCTGCGGCCGGCACGGGTGCGCCCGCCGGCGGCGAGGGAGCCGGCAAATGA